The Aspergillus luchuensis IFO 4308 DNA, chromosome 6, nearly complete sequence genome segment GACCTCCGTGACAGAATCGGTGCGTGAAGAACAAAAGCCCCTCTCTCtgactctcactctcactctctcactTCCCAATATGATGCTCTCGTGCTCTTGTGCTCACTATCTGTCCACCAAACAGGAACTAGCCTACAACCTCAAACCTACCAGCCTCTAATcggccttctcttcaagaCTTACCCTCGCTACGTCGATCGTCCATCGCGGCAGGCCGTTCAGCAATGTCTCCGCTCGCTTCTCAAGGCGCCCGTCCCGACCGACGATCTGAAATACCTCACCCAGAAGTTACAGGTGGAGGCTGCTAAACCTGGCCTGGCGCCTGGTCCAGCCCTCGTTTTGTTGGAATGGTGCTCGGTGGTGCTTCAGATCCTGGGAGGTGACTCCGAAACCCCTCTTTCTGCCGTTCTGGACACCATTACGGTCGATGCAAAGGCCCTAGATATCTGTCTGGCCTCCAACCCGAGACCCGCAGTGAAGGCTTCTGCCCTTCGGGTTACGAGACGTGCTCTACGCGCTGCATTTTCCTCCACCGCTTGGGGTGAGGATGCTGTTCGTGAATCCGTCCGCCGGTTGACCAGCGACTCGACTACTGGCCAGAGGAACGCACCTTTCTTAGGGGTCATCTCCGGCGTCTGCGCGCGTCTTCCCGCCAAGAAGCCAGTCttagaaggggaaaagaaggcaaTCATTTCGTTCTACGTCAAGGAATTGGCTGGTGCGAAATCCGCGCCTCCCGCTCACATCGCCGATGCATTGGGCGACTTTTTCGTCTCTTTCCTTAGCTACGATGACCTCGCTACCGAGTTGATCCCGCCCTTCGAAAAGGCCATGTTGCGCTCTCCCGAGGTTGTTTTCAATGGCTTGTTGCCTTCGCTGTGCGCCTCTTTGCCCGAGGAGATTGATATGTCCGAGCTTTTGCATTCGCGGCTGTTGAAGCACCTGTTATCAAGCATGAAGTCGAACAATCCAGCCATTAGACAGGGTGCTGTTCGCTCATTTGAGTCCCTACTCGCGAAATCCAAGGACCAGGCCTTGCTCACCAAGATCACGAGCGAAGTCGTCAACCCTCTGAAGACCCAGAAGATCACCAATCCGGAACAGCGTGCGGTGTACGCTCAAGCGGTCGCTGCGATATTGCCTTCGGCCGATCTTTCGAAGGACGTGGTACAGGGCTTTGTTCCCGTTTTCAACAGGGAATCCAATGAGGCCGCTTTGGAACAGGAAATCAAATCGTTCTGCAAGCACCTGGCTTTCCTTGTCCAGTCTCAAGTGAAGGTCAGCGACGACGTCATCAATGCCATTGTGAAAGGATCTTCCGATAAGCGTGTTCCGTTCAAAAAGCTCTGGCAGCTCAATGTCGGAGAGGTTATGTGGCAAGTCGAACCTGCAACTCTGGCAAGCACTGATGTCGAGCCCCTTGTGAACAAGTTCCTCGGCAAGATGAAAGAGCTGTACAATGAGGTTGCCACCAaccctcttccctctgctCAGGGCGGCTCTCTGTCAACTGCCTATGTATATCTCGCCCTTCTAGAtcgctcttcctcgctgCAGAGCTTTGACAAGTCCGCATGGGAGGAAACTGTAGCTCAGTCAATGGTGCTCAACCCGAAGCCGtctttcctcctcaaccccaaggCCTACTCAAAGTTGACCACCCAAACCGAGATCCAGTGGGCCGTGCGCGCACTTGCTGCAGTCACTACCGGTTCGAAGTTCGGAAAGGCTGAGGACGCAGCCAAGACCGCCTGGGCTCAGGCATTCATCTATAATATCGCCGCCCCTGGACTTCACACCAGTTTCCGGGATGGAGCTGCTCGGACCTTGTCAGAAATTCATTTGAAGGATGTGGCAGGTATGGGTCGGACAGTCACAAGTGCTCTGTGGTCCTGGATACTTTCCTTTAGAACTGGCGAGAAAGAATCTGCCTCGGTCTCTGCAGGACCAGAAAGCGAAAGATTCCTCCATCTCGTTGTAAAGGCTCTGTGCCCTCCTGCTTCTAGTGTGCAGGAAGTAGACAACGTCACAGCTTCTCTGAAAGACCAACTTGTTGAGTTGCTGGTCCTGTGTCGCCCCGAGCTTATTCCCAGCGCATCCTGGATTGCGTCTTGCTTGAGGACCGGAATTGACCCTGGCAACCTTGTGCGCGAATTCCCCGAAAAGTGTCTGGAGCAGCTGACTCGTCTGCATGAGGTATGTTATGTGCCTATACTCGTCAAACGCAACTTGGGAAGTCCAAATTAATACTTTCTTAGGACCCTGTTCAGTCGAAAATCCCCCAAATCGATGCCGCAATCTGGAGTGCTGCGGGTGAATTGGCGTTCGTAGCACCTGATGCTATGGTTCCCCGACTGGTTGGCCAAATCCAGGACGATCTGGATACTTCGCGCCTGTCCAAGTTCACGGCAACCGATGTCGCTATCGCCCGTACCCCGGAGGGAACCATGTTCGTCGACGTGCTCAGCACGAAGTCCAAGCAGTCGAACTTTGATAAGAATACTAAAGACTACGACATCCTcaagtgggaggaggagctaCGGTCACAATTGGCTGATAAGAAGggccagaagcagaagaagcttacTCCTGAAGAGCAATCCAAGGTCAAGGCCCAACTTGCCAAGGAGTCCAAGATCCGCGAGGAAGTCCTCCAAGTGATCAAGAAGATCGAAAGAGGATGTGGAATCATTCAGGGTCTCGCGGATGGGCCCGCCATCGACGCGGATGGCTGGATCAACCCCGCCGTGAGCTCCTTGCTCTCCCTGACCGAAGCCGGTGCAGGCTTGTACGCTGGGGATGTTGTGTCCAAAGCGTACGTTAAGTGCGCTGAGAAGTTGTCCTCGCGTCTCGGGCCTTTGCGGCCTTTCGTGGGCATTGCAACGCTTCGGGCTATTGGCAAGAGTTACCTGCCTCCGCAGATGGAAGCAGAGGCACTTGGACGTATGTTGTTTGATGTTCTGGCTATATGTGAGAAGCTTGCACTAACTGATCGGCAGAGCTCGTAACGAGAATCCTTTATCGCTTGCGTTTTGCCTCCGAGCAACGTCCTTTCGAGAGCACGTCTCTGGCCTACGTTCTCcccttgctcttcttggtGCTCAGCAAGAACGGAATCGATGAACAGAGAGGTGATGAAGAGGGCGAGCAAGTCCTCCTTGCCTTGGAAGTGCTGTCCTTCCATTCGGGCTCTTGTGAGTTTACCAAAAACAATTGACAAAGTGTCTCTCAAGGCTAATTCATGGTTAATCAGTTGTCGACGAACGTCTTCCTCGTGTGGAAGTCCTGAAGATCTTGCTTGCATCGATGCAGAAGTACACCCAGCACTACAAGCTTATCAAGGACACTTTGTTCGATGTCTGCAGGTGCATCTCACCCAATATCACTAAGGATGAGCTGGACATTCTTCTCAAGGGCACAATTGTTACAGATGTGTCTGTCCGTACGTCGGTGTTGCAGGTCATCGAAGCTGAGATTGACCTGACAGACCTCGACTTCTCCGAACACATCTGGCTGGAATGCCATGACCACGTAGAGGAGAATGCTGAGATCGCCGAGAACATTTGGGAAGAAAATGCCCTGGAAGTCGACGACTCCTCTTATGAGAAGATCATTCCCTATCTCTCCTCAAAGGATGTACAGCTTCGTGGTGCTGCCGCTCGCGCGTTGGCTCATGCAATCGCGGTGAACCCTTCGGTGTTTGACCGGATTTTCTCCGAATTGCAGTCCAAATACACGATTGAGATCCAGCCTAAGGTGCCCGAGAAAGATAGCTACGGTATGCCCAAGAAGATGGATGTCACGGATCATTGGGAGCTACGCAGTGGCATCGCCCTCGCTTTTGGAGCTATGACAGATCTTTTTGAAGGCGAGCAGatcgtctccttcctccggTTCTTGATTGAAAGAGGTCCTCTTATCGACAAGAGTTCCGCCGTCCGCGCACAGATGGCCGAGAGCGGCAGATCTGTCATTGCTGCCCGTGGGCAACAGAAGGTCGAGGAATTGATGAAGCTCTTGGAGACAACCTTGGAGACCTCCGACAAAGGAAGTGAGACGTCTGATCTTCTTAACGAGGCCGTTGTTGTTTTGTATGGTTCCCTGGCCCAGCATCTCAAAGCGGACGATCCGCGTCTGCAGACAGTCATCAAGAGGCTGCTGGACACTCTTCCTACTCCTTCGGAGAGTGTGCAGTCCGCCGTTTCGGGATGTCTGCCGCCTCTGATCCGCCTTTCGCGCCCTCAGAGTGGTGAGTACGTCCAAGAAATGCTGGATCAGCTGCTGCAGTCTAAGAAATATGCTACACAGCGTGGCGCGGCTTATGGACTTGCTGGTATCGTCAGCGGTAGGGGTATTGTCACCCTTCGAGAGTTCCAAGTCATGTCGCATCTGCGTGATGCCACtgagaacaagaaggaaCCTCATCAGAGACAAGGTGCTCTGTTGGCATATGAGCTGTTTGCCGCCATTCTTGGACGGACTTTCGAGCCCTATGTCATCCAGATTGTTCCCCAGCTTCTGGCTGGTTTCGGTGATGTCAACCCCGACGTCCGTGCTGCCTGCCTTGATGCAGCAAAGGCTTGCTTCTCGAACCTTAGCTCGTATGGTGTCAAGCAAATTCTTCCCACCCTTCTCGATGGTCTTGATGACACACAATGGCGCAGTCAGAAGGGAGCCTGTGATCTCTTGGGAGCGATGGCCTACCTCGATCCCCAGCAACTCGCGGCAAGCCTTCCGGACATTATCCCTCCGCTCACTGTGGTCCTCAATGATACCCACAAGGAAGTGCGCAATGCTGCAAACCGCAGTCTTCAGCGATTCGGCGAAGT includes the following:
- a CDS encoding putative translational activator (COG:J;~EggNog:ENOG410QDSB;~InterPro:IPR016024,IPR011989,IPR033173,IPR021133, IPR034085,IPR022716;~PFAM:PF12074,PF13513;~go_function: GO:0019887 - protein kinase regulator activity [Evidence IEA];~go_function: GO:0019901 - protein kinase binding [Evidence IEA];~go_function: GO:0043022 - ribosome binding [Evidence IEA];~go_process: GO:0006417 - regulation of translation [Evidence IEA];~go_process: GO:0033674 - positive regulation of kinase activity [Evidence IEA]), with product MDDFPWDQVESGDLGSLQVVLFSSSTARRIRALQDLRDRIGTSLQPQTYQPLIGLLFKTYPRYVDRPSRQAVQQCLRSLLKAPVPTDDLKYLTQKLQVEAAKPGLAPGPALVLLEWCSVVLQILGGDSETPLSAVLDTITVDAKALDICLASNPRPAVKASALRVTRRALRAAFSSTAWGEDAVRESVRRLTSDSTTGQRNAPFLGVISGVCARLPAKKPVLEGEKKAIISFYVKELAGAKSAPPAHIADALGDFFVSFLSYDDLATELIPPFEKAMLRSPEVVFNGLLPSLCASLPEEIDMSELLHSRLLKHLLSSMKSNNPAIRQGAVRSFESLLAKSKDQALLTKITSEVVNPLKTQKITNPEQRAVYAQAVAAILPSADLSKDVVQGFVPVFNRESNEAALEQEIKSFCKHLAFLVQSQVKVSDDVINAIVKGSSDKRVPFKKLWQLNVGEVMWQVEPATLASTDVEPLVNKFLGKMKELYNEVATNPLPSAQGGSLSTAYVYLALLDRSSSLQSFDKSAWEETVAQSMVLNPKPSFLLNPKAYSKLTTQTEIQWAVRALAAVTTGSKFGKAEDAAKTAWAQAFIYNIAAPGLHTSFRDGAARTLSEIHLKDVAGMGRTVTSALWSWILSFRTGEKESASVSAGPESERFLHLVVKALCPPASSVQEVDNVTASLKDQLVELLVLCRPELIPSASWIASCLRTGIDPGNLVREFPEKCLEQLTRLHEDPVQSKIPQIDAAIWSAAGELAFVAPDAMVPRLVGQIQDDLDTSRLSKFTATDVAIARTPEGTMFVDVLSTKSKQSNFDKNTKDYDILKWEEELRSQLADKKGQKQKKLTPEEQSKVKAQLAKESKIREEVLQVIKKIERGCGIIQGLADGPAIDADGWINPAVSSLLSLTEAGAGLYAGDVVSKAYVKCAEKLSSRLGPLRPFVGIATLRAIGKSYLPPQMEAEALGQLVTRILYRLRFASEQRPFESTSLAYVLPLLFLVLSKNGIDEQRGDEEGEQVLLALEVLSFHSGSFVDERLPRVEVLKILLASMQKYTQHYKLIKDTLFDVCRCISPNITKDELDILLKGTIVTDVSVRTSVLQVIEAEIDLTDLDFSEHIWLECHDHVEENAEIAENIWEENALEVDDSSYEKIIPYLSSKDVQLRGAAARALAHAIAVNPSVFDRIFSELQSKYTIEIQPKVPEKDSYGMPKKMDVTDHWELRSGIALAFGAMTDLFEGEQIVSFLRFLIERGPLIDKSSAVRAQMAESGRSVIAARGQQKVEELMKLLETTLETSDKGSETSDLLNEAVVVLYGSLAQHLKADDPRLQTVIKRLLDTLPTPSESVQSAVSGCLPPLIRLSRPQSGEYVQEMLDQLLQSKKYATQRGAAYGLAGIVSGRGIVTLREFQVMSHLRDATENKKEPHQRQGALLAYELFAAILGRTFEPYVIQIVPQLLAGFGDVNPDVRAACLDAAKACFSNLSSYGVKQILPTLLDGLDDTQWRSQKGACDLLGAMAYLDPQQLAASLPDIIPPLTVVLNDTHKEVRNAANRSLQRFGEVISNPEVKSLVNVLLKALSDPTKYTDEALDALIKVSFVHYLDAPSLALVVRILERGLGDRSNTKRKSAQIIGSLAHLTERKDLTAHLPIIVSGLQLAIVDPVPTTRATASKALGSLIEKLGEDALPDLIPNLMSTLKSDTGAGDRLGSAQALSEVLAGLGTTRLEETLPTILQNVSSSKASVREGFMTLFIFLPACFGNSFAAYLSKIIPPILAGLADDVESIRETSLKAGRLLVKNFSSKAIDLLLPELERGLADDSYRIRLSSVELVGDLLFSLTGITAKADAEEEEEEAAQAGQSLLEVLGEERRDKVLSALFICRCDTSGMVKSAAMAVWKSLVASPKTLKDMVPTLSQLIIRRLGSSNMEHKVIASNALGDLIKKAGESVLSALLPSLEEGLQTSPDVDVKQGICIALRELITSASAEALEDYEKVLISTVRVALVDNDEDVREAAAEAFDALQQILGKKAVDQVLPHLLLLLRNNEDAEQALSALLTLLTEQTRANIILPNLIPTLLTSPISTFNAKALASLAEVAGSAMTRKLPTILNSLMDEIVSTKDEAHREELSNAFDTILVSVDEYDGLNVMMNVMITLMKHDDHRRRATAAIHLDKFFSNAEIDYSRYHQDLIRVLLISFDDSDKDVVKAAWTALSGLTKHLRKEEMEVLTISTRQTLRSVGVPGANLPGFSLPKGITAILPIFLQGLLNGSVEQRTQAALAIGDIIDRTGADSLKLFVTQITGPLIRVVSERSVDIKCAIFFTLNKLLEKIPLAVKPFLPQLQRTFARGLADASSETLRNRAAKGLGILITLTPRVDPLIAELITGTKTEDVGVRNAMMKALQEVVGKAGANMSEASKNAILALIDDDASDQTDAVAITNAKLLGALVKVLPAATAGPLIKNRVLAATPSHASILGLNALLVEAPSSLTEHFSAETQAMICQGVTNKDPFISDNSVLAAGKYLLIEDENRNFEDNKAIFEALAPCIQPGTPSDTRRLSLVVMRTVSRLHPELTRPHLALLAPPIFASVRDVVIPVKLAAEAAFLAIFSVEESEGAVFDKYMAGPGASLPPGPKRSMSDYFKRVALRLAAQARERKEAEGGQGGLGLSNDEVEDERELWSIGKVDLGDGSFGDE